Proteins encoded together in one Acanthopagrus latus isolate v.2019 chromosome 19, fAcaLat1.1, whole genome shotgun sequence window:
- the palmdb gene encoding palmdelphin isoform X5, with translation MAASKAIMEEADLLKERLQAITDKRRIQENIAMKRRQIEEEKLKLQYIKKKSLREQWLMDGLSQQSEEEQEALRLQAHDEQQQSDQLQSNIVRIEKEIEALETEELNISANEEVVLKRLKEVERTAEDIIKELNTKLHADLTHHVTLPFPDLVSFIPLSPAKTPPMCDPGSEKTKKATFAMEISVEHDNRTGKSQVVSTATITPETIQDKGLKVYDDGHKSVYALNPDGGKMLNGAVGEMTSTELEELLLQATDKNFPTEVQYHLPVYSIPYTGSSRPSTPRTPNKTPRQTPTPGPSPLLGDISLRNQICGEENQRSHSLEGWKTQSKTPSPNFNQQDSTSRVQTPGEESKLNYSHILGQFNSDRYLIPQPLFGTKTSHGLTNSKTDVNIPYPAALVSVKAWSEGMPAPIQPIHRAVESQSLSLASHKSEDDPDTLTETINLVDTLSEELQSEPVTMIFMGYENADDEKEEDIQAELVIIGNSDDNDDDEALYVKKESDMGECLSYHPEGYKSKVFQPKVGIAKVTGCRDIIENTYTNWDELGLHKPTFIHKPGKHSP, from the exons GCCATCATGGAGGAGGCTGACCTGCTGAAGGAGAGGCTCCAGGCCATCACA GACAAAAGAAGAATCCAGGAGAACATCGCCATGAAAAGGAGACAGATAGAAGAGGAGAAACTAAAACTCCAGTACATAAAG AAGAAATCCCTGAGGGAGCAGTGGCTAATGGATGGTCTGAGTCAGCAgtcagaggaggaacaggaggccTTAAGGCTTCAGGCTCATGAcgaacagcagcagagtgatcAGCTGCAGAGCAACATTGTCAG AATAGAGAAGGAGATTGAGGCATTGGAAACAGAAGAGCTCAACATCTCTGCCAATGAAGAAGTAGTCCTGAAGCGGTTAAAAGAGGTGGAGAGGACGGCTGAGGACATTATCAAG GAGCTAAATACGAAGCTCCATGCAG atttgacACATCATGTGACCCTGCCTTTCCCAGATTTGGTGTCATTCATCCCATTGTCGCCAGCAAAAACCCCTCCTATGTGTGACCCTGgtagtgaaaaaacaaagaaag CTACATTTGCAATGGAGATTAGCGTTGAACATGATAACAGAACAGGCAAAAGTCAGGTGGTCTCTACAGCAACCATCACCCCAGAAACCATCCAGGATAAGGGGCTGAAGGTGTATGATGATGGCCACAAGTCTGTATATGCACTGAACCCAGACGGAGGCAAAATGCTCAATGGGGCAGTTGGTGAGATGACATCCACAGAGTtagaggagctgctgcttcaggcCACAGATAAGAACTTTCCCACTGAGGTGCAGTACCATCTGCCTGTCTACTCTATACCCTACACAGGGAGCAGCAGGCCTTCAACACCCAGGACACCAAATAAAACACCCCGGCAAACCCCAACACCAGGCCCCAGCCCCTTGCTGGGAGATATTTCACTCAGGAACCAAATTTGCGGAGAAGAAAACCAAAGAAGCCACTCTCTGGAGGgatggaaaacacaaagcaaaacaccTAGTCCTAACTTCAACCAACAAGACTCCACATCAAGAGTCCAAACACCTGGAGAGGAAAGCAAGTTGAATTACTCCCACATTCTGGGACAATTCAACAGTGACAGGTATCTAATTCCACAGCCTCTCTTTGGTACCAAAACTTCACATGGACTCACCAACAGCAAGACTGATGTGAACATTCCATATCCAGCAGCTCTTGTCTCAGTCAAAGCTTGGTCAGAAGGAATGCCAGCACCCATACAACCAATCCACAGGGCTGTAGAAAGCCAGAGTCTTTCACTAGCTAGCCACAAGTCTGAAGATGATCCTGATACCTTAACAGAGACTATTAACCTTGTCGACACTCTGTCAGAGGAGCTACAATCAGAACCTGTCACCATGATCTTCATGGGCTATGAAAACGCTGAtgatgagaaagaagaagacatcCAGGCTGAGCTGGTAATCATAGGCAACAGCGATGATAATGATGACGATGAGGCCCTGTATGTTAAAAAGGAAAGTGACATGGGGGAGTGTCTCTCATACCACCCTGAGGGATACAAGAGCAAAGTCTTCCAACCCAAAGTGGGTATCGCCAAGGTAACAGGATGCAGAGACATTATTGAAAACACCTACACAAACTGGGATGAGTTAGGGCTCCACAAGCCAACATTCATCCACAAGCCTGGAAAGCACAGTCCCTGA